The region AGCAGTCAGTCTTCAGTGTTCCTAGTTGCTTAACCTTGCCCCTGAGCATCCCTCCCTTTTATAGATCAACCTTCAGTGATTTTATCCAGGTCTTTGTGATCACATTGTGTTCCATGTTGAGTGCAGAAAACACTCCCACTTGGTTAAACCAAGGAGCTGTTCTGGTGCTATGGGAAACAGTTACATTGCAGGTTGCTCTCAGCAATCCTGCATGTAGAGAGCCTTGGCTCTGCAGACTTTAAATAGTTTACCTGTGTTTCCTATTCTAAACTGAGGATAATATAGCCTCTTCGCTGGTCAGTTCTATGATCATAATGCCCAATTCATCACTTATTCTTCTTTGCAGGTGATAATTTAACTCCCACCTTGTTTGACAAGTTGCTTTCAAGGCAAGGTTCAGCAGGTAAGATAGCTTAAAACTGCAAGATTTAACTTTCGGGGTAGCAGGACTAGTAACTGCATATATTAGAGGAGGGGaagataaattattattaaatgaaaatatctaGGCCTAGATATAGAAACAGGCAACAATGTAAAAGTCTGAATACCTATCAGATTTGTTTCAAATCTCTCTTCTTACGGCTCTTGATGATGATCAGGAGTCCTAGTATAACTGTTTTCCACTTATTTGGATCATGTGTGCTTGCACACACATTTATAATCCCTTTTACATTATGACTGAGTTGCTAAGAAATTGGGAGAGCAAAGCCTACGTTTGGGCTGCTTCTAATTTATGGTTGTTAGTGCTAACATAGTAAAGTAGGATTTCTTGACACTGTGTTAAAGGATTAAAATAAGCTAAACTACAATGAAGCTGTTCAATAGCTCACAAAATAAAGCCTAAGAGCATGGAATACCTTGAACTACTGTGGAGATAAGGGTACTTAAAACTTGTATCTGCAAGCTGTTAGGTCTCTGGCCTGGCCTGTAATGCGTGCacacccatcccccttccctctccccttcatATTTTGTctaacagctgctgctgttgcagttTCTAGGTATTCACTGACAAACAGGCAGCTGATGGACCAGCCCAAAAAGcaaaaactgaatacagaagaACAGGTGATCAACGTGGTACAAGGGGAACCAGAGCCTCCCTGTCCAAAGGTGGAGAAGCCACAAGAGGAGGTTTTTTCTAGGTATGAGCAAGCTATCCGAATACAGCAATTGCAGGCAGCTCATTTGAGGTTTCTGGGTTGTGTGTGTTcttttttgagtctttgaccaTGTGGATCCCACTGATGGTGCACATGCACCTCGCATATCTTAGAAATATAAGTAATGTAAAATACAAATTTATGAGGGTTAAGAATAAATTACAGTGAGTAACTGATTCTAGCAGGGGTACTTAAGAAGCTCTTTGGGGGGTAAAGTTTTCAATTGAGTTGTCATTATGTATttaattggggataggtcctgctttgagcagggggttggactagatgacctcctgaggtcccttccaaccctgatattctatgattctgtgattgtagTGGGCATAGAAGTGCTAATTAATTCAAAGGAAAAACTCAGGCATAAAGTGTACTGCCATGCACCATTCTAGACAGAGGACACAGAAAGTAGTTTAGCTACAGAGAAGGATGTGATCTTGTAGAGTTAAGATTCCTGGACCTGCCATGTTTCCTTCATTTCCCACTTGTGAAATAAGTAGAATACCTACCTGTACCACCACGCTCTTGAGAGTCTTAATCAatgtttgacaaatgttttggcaagGTAAATGCAATAAATATTTAGACATTTAATCCATTTCCCTTGTGATTCTTTTATTCCTTAACTGTGATCTAGAGAGGACAGAGAAGTCTCTGATAGAATTACATCTCCAGTACTTTCACTGCCAAACCAGATTAGATCTGGGCACGCTCAGGTACCACCAGCCTCCTCCAACCCTTTCCTGGTAAATGTTCTCCCCTCCCACATCCGAAAACCACCTACACTGGAAGAGTGTGAGATTGTCATTCACCAGCTATGGAACATCAACCACATTCAGGCACAAGAGGTGAGGCTGTTGACCCCAGCTCAGTCTACTTTATTCGCAGCTTTTAAGATACAGTAAGTTTGTGGTGACGAAATAGGAAATAGATTTTCAGAGGCAAGCAGAAAGGTTATTTTCTCCTCTCTGTCCTTCAGCTGATGTATTTGAAATCGTATCTGGAGGACATCCATAAGAACAAAAGGATTCCTGAAGACTATCTGCTAGCCAGCCAGATTGGGTAAGCTAAGCTGTTCTGAGTTATGGTTCAAGGCTCGGGTATTAGACAGATTGTAGCTGAGTTCGCTAGTTCCCTTTCTACTTTCTATTGGAGTGAATTTGCAGAATAGAGGCCATATGCAAGGTGCCTATATAGAGGTCATGAGCGAGCTTTGACTTTGTAGGGCTTCCTTCCTTAACTTTCCCTTGTGATTTATCTTTGAGCCACCTCTACCcctctcaaactttccagaatGCGATCTGTTAATGTGAATTGAGAGGATTTAAATGATATCTGCCTTAATATACCTCTACACACAAGCAGCAAAATCCTGTATTATAACAAGACTACTGCACACAGTTGTTAACAGCACTAACCTAACAGGAGATAAGTG is a window of Eretmochelys imbricata isolate rEreImb1 chromosome 15, rEreImb1.hap1, whole genome shotgun sequence DNA encoding:
- the CCDC74B gene encoding coiled-coil domain-containing protein 74B, whose product is MDLERSLKFLQQQHAETLRKLHEEIEYLKRENKELHYKLIMNQSLQLKGDNLTPTLFDKLLSRQGSAVSRYSLTNRQLMDQPKKQKLNTEEQVINVVQGEPEPPCPKVEKPQEEVFSREDREVSDRITSPVLSLPNQIRSGHAQVPPASSNPFLVNVLPSHIRKPPTLEECEIVIHQLWNINHIQAQELMYLKSYLEDIHKNKRIPEDYLLASQIGNQEVSRLPKMLKDTSKKCLIITPLPAAERAVLPALKQTLGNSFAERQKRTQAIQRSRLRRTVL